Proteins from a genomic interval of Panthera tigris isolate Pti1 chromosome A2, P.tigris_Pti1_mat1.1, whole genome shotgun sequence:
- the CARM1 gene encoding histone-arginine methyltransferase CARM1 isoform X3, translating to MGVGAPESGERRNDVKGQREKRACVVARDEDVCVFKCSVSRETECSRVGKQSFIITLGCNSVLIQFATPNDFCSFYNILKTCRGHTLERSVFSERTEESSAVQYFQFYGYLSQQQNMMQDYVRTGTYQRAILQNHTDFKDKIVLDVGCGSGILSFFAAQAGARKIYAVEASTMAQHAEVLVKSNNLTERIVVIPGKVEEVSLPEQVDIIISEPMGYMLFNERMLESYLHAKKYLRPGGNMFPTIGDVHLAPFTDEQLYMEQFTKANFWYQPSFHGVDLSALRGAAVDEYFRQPVVDTFDIRILMAKSVKYTVNFLEAKEGDLHRIEIPFKFHMLHSGLVHGLAFWFDVAFIGSIMTVWLSTAPTEPLTHWYQVRCLFQSPLFAKAGDTLSGTCLLIANKRQSYDISIVAQVDQTGSKSSNLLDLKNPFFRYTGTTPSPPPGSHYTSPSENMWNTGSTYNLSSGMAVAGMPTAYDLSSVIAGGSSVGHNNLIPLANTGIVNHTHSRMGSIMSTGIVQGSSGAQGSGGGGSSAHYAVNSQFTMGGPAISMASPMSIPTNTMHYGS from the exons acgaagatgtgtgtgtgtttaagtgcTCGGTGTcccgagagacagagtgcagccGCGTGGGCAAGCAGTCCTTCATAATCACCCTGGGCTGCAACAGCGTCCTCATCCAGTTCGCCACTCCCAATG ACTTCTGTTCCTTCTATAACATCCTGAAAACCTGTCGGGGCCACACCCTGGAGCGGTCGGTGTTCAGCGAGCGCACAGAGGAGTCCTCCGCCGTGCAGTATTTCCAG TTTTACGGCTACCTGTCCCAGCAGCAGAACATGATGCAGGACTACGTGCGGACGGGCACCTACCAGCGCGCCATCCTGCAGAACCACACGGACTTCAAGGACAAG atcGTTCTGGACGTGGGCTGTGGCTCTGGCATCCTCTCGTTTTTCGCCGCCCAGGCCGGGGCGAGGAAGATCTACGCGGTGGAGGCCAGCACCATGGCCCAGCACGCAGAG GTCTTGGTGAAGAGTAACAACCTCACTGAGCGCATCGTGGTCATCCCCGGGAAGGTGGAGGAAGTCTCGCTCCCCGAGCAGGTGGACATCATCATCTCGGAGCCCATGGGCTACATGCTCTTCAACGAGCGCATGCTCGAGAGCTACCTCCACGCCAAGAAATACCTGAGGCCGGGGG gaAACATGTTCCCCACCATTGGTGACGTCCATCTGGCACCCTTCACGGATGAACAGCTCTACATGGAGCAGTTCACCAAGGCCAACTTCTG GTACCAGCCGTCTTTCCATGGAGTGGACCTGTCAGCCCTCCGAGGCGCTGCGGTGGACGAGTATTTCCGGCAGCCTGTGGTG GATACGTTTGACATCCGGATCCTGATGGCCAAGTCTGTCAAGTACACGGTGAACTTCTTAGAAGCCAAAGAAGGAGATTTGCACAG GATAGAAATCCCATTCAAGTTCCACATGCTGCATTCCGGGCTAGTTCACGGTCTGGCTTTCTGGTTCGATGTCGCCTTCATCGGCTCCAT AATGACGGTGTGGCTGTCCACGGCCCCGACGGAGCCCCTGACCCACTGGTACCAGGTCCGGTGCCTGTTCCAGTCACCACTGTTCGCCAAGGCCGGGGACACGCTCTCAGGGACATGTCTGCTTATTGCCAACAAAAG ACAGAGCTATGACATCAGTATTGTGGCCCAGGTAGACCAGACGGGCTCCAAGTCCAGTAACCTCCTGGATCTGAAAAACCCCTTCTTCAG ATACACAGGCACGACGCCCTCGCCCCCACCCGGCTCCCACTACACGTCCCCCTCGGAGAACATGTGGAACACGGGCAGCACCTACAACCTCAGCAGCGGGATGGCCGTGGCTG GGATGCCGACCGCCTACGACCTGAGCAGTGTTATTGCCGGCGGCTCCAGCGTGGGCCACAACAACCTGATTCCTTTAG CCAACACGGGGATTGTCAATCACACCCACTCCCGGATGGGCTCCATAATGAGCACGGGGATTGTCCAAG GGTCCTCCGGCGCCCagggcagcggcggcggcggctccagTGCGCACTACGCGGTCAACAGCCAGTTCACCATGGGCGGCCCCGCCATCTCGATGGCCTCGCCCATGTCCATCCCGACCAACACCATGCACTACGGGAGCTAG